In the genome of Thermovirga sp., one region contains:
- the purL gene encoding phosphoribosylformylglycinamidine synthase subunit PurL — MIVETLGREPNQAELRILGVMWSEHCSYKSTRRLLATLPTEGDFVVQGPGENAGIVDIGGGWGIAFKLESHNHPSAVAPYDGAATGVGGIVRDVLAMGARPMALLDGLCLGRKDSPRAAATAEGIVKGIAEYGNALGIPTIGGKTVYDECFDGNPLVNTMCLGLVPLDGIVSSKTARPGHRAVLIGSKTGKEGVAGAAFASSELGDAAGPSLPQVPKGNPLLEKRLIQCCLEIHSKGLIVAMQDMGAAGIASSSSEIASKSGEGILINVDLVPLKEGMEPWEIALSESQERMLLIAKEESLDEIGSIAAKWQLEWGVIGEVTDDGYFVMTRGGQTEVNLPAGMVGGGSPPVHWPSRKPAAGARKGARGAGALNPAEVSRCLAAIMEDPNLADKSHIFRQFDHGAQSDTVTSPGKSVSIFRVAENGSLVAVTMEADPWKCQLEPFEGTAETFLKCLRSLWVSGAAHLGMTNCLNFPSPEDPENFWILEQSVRGLAAVAGDLACPVVSGNVSLYNESPEGKILPSPVIAVVGLQGRGKPPLGDSADREAGSVFLVGDIPAFLGGSAYSRITDQVTAFPPGPYDPVREKAFMERALRTVRQGAAVAGRAVAGGGLLVSLAKTCLAAEIGIRLDIQSLDLSPECLFGEWGARAVYLVPEKSNGLFLSCWEGFPARRIGKITGGALALGEVIIFPRRPDRHEVGRS, encoded by the coding sequence GTGATCGTCGAAACCCTGGGACGGGAACCGAACCAGGCGGAACTCAGAATTCTCGGTGTAATGTGGTCCGAGCACTGCAGTTACAAGTCCACGAGAAGACTCTTGGCCACGCTGCCCACCGAGGGAGACTTCGTGGTACAGGGACCCGGAGAAAACGCCGGGATCGTCGATATCGGCGGAGGTTGGGGGATAGCTTTCAAGTTGGAAAGCCATAACCACCCCTCGGCGGTGGCGCCTTACGACGGGGCGGCCACGGGCGTGGGCGGCATCGTAAGGGACGTACTGGCCATGGGGGCTAGGCCGATGGCCCTTTTGGACGGACTCTGCCTGGGGAGGAAGGATTCGCCCCGGGCCGCGGCCACCGCCGAGGGGATCGTGAAGGGCATCGCCGAGTATGGAAACGCCCTGGGAATCCCTACCATCGGAGGAAAAACCGTTTACGACGAGTGCTTCGACGGCAATCCCCTGGTCAACACGATGTGCCTCGGACTGGTTCCCCTGGATGGCATCGTCAGTTCCAAAACGGCGAGACCGGGACACAGGGCCGTGTTGATAGGTTCAAAGACCGGGAAAGAAGGGGTCGCGGGCGCTGCCTTTGCTTCTTCCGAGCTGGGTGATGCCGCGGGGCCAAGCCTCCCCCAAGTGCCCAAGGGGAATCCTTTACTGGAAAAACGCCTGATACAATGCTGCCTGGAGATTCATTCAAAAGGCCTGATCGTCGCCATGCAGGACATGGGAGCCGCGGGCATAGCCTCTTCCTCGAGTGAAATTGCCTCTAAGAGCGGCGAAGGGATTCTCATAAACGTAGACCTGGTGCCTCTCAAGGAGGGGATGGAACCCTGGGAGATCGCCCTCTCGGAATCCCAGGAAAGAATGCTCCTGATCGCGAAAGAGGAATCTTTGGATGAGATCGGCTCTATAGCCGCGAAGTGGCAGTTGGAATGGGGAGTAATTGGTGAAGTGACCGACGACGGTTACTTTGTCATGACCCGGGGAGGGCAGACCGAGGTGAACCTCCCGGCCGGGATGGTCGGGGGCGGTTCCCCTCCTGTCCACTGGCCTTCAAGAAAGCCTGCCGCCGGGGCCAGGAAAGGAGCAAGAGGCGCGGGAGCTCTCAACCCGGCGGAAGTCTCCCGATGCCTGGCCGCCATAATGGAAGACCCGAACCTGGCCGACAAATCCCATATTTTCCGCCAGTTCGATCATGGTGCGCAGTCCGATACCGTCACCTCTCCCGGGAAAAGTGTATCCATCTTCCGGGTCGCGGAGAACGGGAGCCTCGTGGCGGTAACCATGGAGGCGGACCCCTGGAAATGCCAATTAGAACCTTTCGAAGGGACGGCCGAGACTTTCCTCAAGTGCCTGAGATCCCTGTGGGTGAGTGGAGCCGCCCACCTGGGTATGACAAACTGCCTGAACTTCCCATCGCCGGAAGACCCCGAGAACTTTTGGATCCTGGAGCAGTCGGTCAGAGGCCTGGCTGCCGTGGCAGGCGACCTTGCCTGCCCCGTAGTATCGGGGAATGTCAGCCTTTACAACGAGAGCCCCGAAGGGAAGATACTTCCCAGCCCTGTTATCGCCGTTGTGGGCCTTCAGGGTCGCGGAAAGCCCCCACTGGGAGATTCCGCCGACCGGGAGGCTGGATCGGTATTCCTGGTGGGAGACATCCCCGCATTTTTGGGGGGTAGCGCTTACTCGAGGATCACAGACCAAGTCACAGCCTTTCCGCCGGGGCCTTACGACCCCGTGAGGGAAAAGGCATTCATGGAAAGGGCATTGCGAACCGTCCGCCAGGGAGCTGCCGTTGCCGGCCGAGCGGTGGCCGGAGGCGGGCTGCTGGTCTCCCTCGCGAAGACCTGCCTGGCTGCGGAGATTGGGATCAGGTTGGATATCCAGAGTCTCGACCTTTCTCCCGAATGTCTCTTTGGAGAGTGGGGCGCGCGGGCGGTATACCTCGTCCCGGAAAAATCGAACGGCCTTTTCCTTTCTTGCTGGGAAGGTTTCCCCGCCCGGAGGATCGGTAAAATTACCGGTGGTGCCCTCGCTTTGGGGGAA